TTTGTGTTAGGGTTTTTAGTTGGTTGAGCAGGTATTGTCCTACGGTTAAAGAATCAGTTGACATTGATGGTCAAAAAGAAAAAGGGGACACAGACAATTAAAGATATCAGAACAAAAAGGAAGGAGGCGAAGCCGCCTAGTTCCAATGCTCATCAAGGTAGAGCTTGATGATGGGGGCTTGGGTTGCACCGTCTATGATTTTGGGAGAAAAAGAAGGTTTACGTCGAAGAGGCGGCGCGGGCATTGGATGTGGCGGTTCAATATCTATGGGCATGCGGTTTATCAGTCTTCTTCGCCTCCGTGTACCGTTGGGGTAACTGTGATTTCGTAGGGGGTTTCTCTGCGAATAATTGTCAGTTTGACTTCTTTGCCAACCACCTCCTGAGCCAGCAATCGAGGTAGGTCATAGAAGTCCTTGACGGGTTTACCGTTAAACTGCACCAGCACATCACCCATCGCCAAGCCTGCTTTACGCGCGGGACTGCCAGGTTCAACGCTGAAAATCATCACGCCAGTCTCTTGCTCCAAACCTGCATGCTCAACAATTTCCTCAGGAATAGCTACAGTGTTTGCGACGATGCCAAGGTAGCCACGTTGTGTGGTGCGTCCTGTCATGAGGCGGTCGGAGATGCCTTTGACTTTGTTAATTGGAATTGCTATGCCGCGTTGCCATACATACGCCGTGTTTATACCGATGAGTTTACCATCCACGTCCACGAGTGGTCCGCCGCTAAAGCCGGGGTTTAATTGGGCATCGGTTGCGATTACGTTTTCCATGGCGGTGCCTCTCCAGCCGCTGAGAGTGCTGTTTACGGTGGTTATCATGCCGCTGGTTGCGGTTG
The Candidatus Bathyarchaeota archaeon genome window above contains:
- a CDS encoding trypsin-like peptidase domain-containing protein translates to MTQELVNPLEVLKSVSDATSTLVSKVSKSVVAVRAQMSRGTGVVLTKDGYIVTCNHVLSGCNTVKIGQGEKTLNARIVGTDPYNDIALLKAEGEFTPIELGDSEKLNVGQYALAIANPFNKAQPTATSGMITTVNSTLSGWRGTAMENVIATDAQLNPGFSGGPLVDVDGKLIGINTAYVWQRGIAIPINKVKGISDRLMTGRTTQRGYLGIVANTVAIPEEIVEHAGLEQETGVMIFSVEPGSPARKAGLAMGDVLVQFNGKPVKDFYDLPRLLAQEVVGKEVKLTIIRRETPYEITVTPTVHGGEED